The sequence agcggcagcgttaCGGCTGAGCACCCCTTGCCGCACGTATCCGAGCAAAGCCTTTCCCTCTTTACCCGGACCCCTTCCCGCAGCCGACGAGCACGCCAGCACGCAAACTCGCCCGCAACCACCTTCAGCTGTGGCCTCTGGCATGGGGGACaggcaggaggaggacgaggagctgACAATTGTCGTCGAGGACGATGTGTTCGACCGGACAACAGCGTGCCCTGAGGCGGCTGAGTCGCACTCACCGTGCTACATCATGCAGAGCGATCCGTCCGTGATGGATCACACAGCAGCTCCTCTCCGTCGCACCTCTGCCTCGCTTCTGCTGGATGAAGGTGCGCGGTGGCTACGGAGCGGCATTGggagcgccgccgaggcgccGAATAGCATAGCCGCGGCGAACGAGAGCTCGAAGGCCGACCACAAGTTCGCTAATATCAGGCCGACTATGGCAGGGCCGATTGCGGTCCCTATGTACTTGGAAGATACTACGTCCTCCGAAGTCTCGTCTCACGAAAGGTtggatgcgctgccgccgcagctgcccgcGAAATCCAAGACGAGCAAGATTCGGCCAGGCGCTAACGAAACACCGCTGGATcacacggctgctgcgcaagggGCGGTCGGTACTCCACTTTTCACTATGGAGGTGAACAACGCAGGGCTTCACACACCTGTATCGACAGCCAATGGCAgtgcgacgccagcgcctctCAAAGCCTCATCAACCGTTGTAGCGTCAGCGTCTGTGCTTGCTGAGGAGCATCTAGACAGGTGCAGCTCTTCCAGCGGCGTTAACACGCCGTCTCGCGCTTCCGAGCCTGAGACAGCGGTTTTCACGACTACCGCGCTGGGGTCTTTGGTCGCCGGGTTGCCGCAGCGGATGTGGCAGACGCCAAACAGAAGCTCTTCACCAGACGCCACGCTCGACGCGGccccgccagcggcgctACATAGCGGCGCCGGGAAGCCGGCACGCACGAGCACGAAGTCGTCCTCCGCGTCTCAAGCACCGCCGGCGAGCTCGCCAGGGATGATGGGtcaccagctgcgccatAAGGATGCAAGGAACAGACTTGCTTTTGAGAACCGCAAAATCCGTGATACTTCGGCATCGTGCTCCTCGGCACCGTCGTCACGGGGCAGGCTTGGCAAGGGCGACGGAGATACAGATGACGCACGGATCTCTGACGCGTCGTCTTCATTTTCTGCTCTAGACCGTGGCTCTCTGTCATCGTCGAGCTCAGCAGTGGACCAGCGGCTGTCGCAATTCCTCGAACCCTGTGTAAACGAGACGAGCCCGGACCAAGTGGGTGGTCGCTACCGGGGTGATGGTGTGTCGATCGGGGTGCCGTTAACGCCGTTCGATCTTCACCTGATTCCATCGAGAGAGTACCGTGGCAATCAGGCCACCGCTCTCCGCCTGCAGGGGGAGGCGTCTGCGGTGTAGTCGAGCGCCAGCAACAGCGGGCGCGCCACCCCACTTTTCATTAGAAGCAGCTGTGCGAGCTTAGAGCAGACACCGGGTGGTAGCCGGGCGCATGGCTTGGCGGTTGCTACGACCCCTCTTCAGCTCCGGACATCCAGTCGTCTTCGACGGGGCGACAGCGACTATTTTAACAGCCCGCTTACGCTGGAGCGTCAGGAGGTTATGGAGCCGCGTCGGCACTCCTTCTGCGACTCGCTATTTTATGCACTAGAGCTGAGTGACATGGCGTCTCCTATGCGCCGCAGAGCAATGTTGTCCTGCTTTGTGGTACGCTGCGCAAGGCAGGGACActgtcgaggaggcgcgagGTCGCACTGCCGATCCGCTCATGGATcactccccttctctctcatAATGCATCACTGATTAGTGGACGCGTTGCATGCTCCCTTTGCCTTGCCTTGTGGGTACGCCGGTGGGTTGTATGTTTCATGTTTCTTCGCCCGGCGATGTGGTACACTTAACGCTTCCTCAACAGAAACATCAAAACAAGCTCCGTCGCCTGTCTTCCTTCTCGGCCAACAGCCGGCCTTCACGATCATACTTGCCGCATTCCCCCCATCCCtcgtgctgctctctctcacacatATACACGCGTAGAAACAACATGCAGGCAAGTGCGGTGCCACTGCGCGTTGGATGTGTAAAGACGCAAGCATAAATCGAATCTTGTCTCCCTTCGCCCCGAAAAGAACAAAAAGTAACAACGCGTTGCCAGAGGTCTGTCGTGGCCGAGGAAGGCGGGTGTCCAAGGCCCCAGATACGTGCTGTTGCGGGGCGATGGACTACCCATGCTCGGAGAAGCTGCGCtggagcaaaaaaaaaatgatgGCAGTTATGTCGTCGTCCACTGCTTCCACAAAGCGAAACAAAACACGCAAGCAGTAGCTGACAGAGTACAAGTTTCGCTGTTTCTGTGACTTCTTtcctccttcagctgctcgCCACATGTTCTATTCAACTGTCACACCTCCCCTTGCATTCAACTCCACCTTTCTCGCTTCCTTACGCGGCATCGCCTTCTCGTTGTTGCCTAGTGGTGCTGGTCGGATTCACCTTCTccctgcgcagcgcggccgcagaAGGTACATACGCTGAGGCGGAGTGGTGCCTATCAAGCTCCCCTCTGCGTGAGTATATATGCGTTCGTGGCTTTTCGTCGGTGTATCTCGAGGTCCCGATGCCACGCGAGCTGCGCTACTGCCGTCCAAGGCGCGACCCCGACGAGTCCCTACTCGCATATCTATCCACGAAATTTACCTATCTAGCGGAGACGCAGTGGCGTCAGCACATCGCAGCCGGTGACATCAGCGTCAATGGGGAGACACTCACTGATGGGTCCTATGTGCTCCGGCAGGGCGACATGCTTCGCTTTGCCCCGCCGCGCTCCTTCGAGCCGCCTGTGGACAGCAAGCACATTGAGGTCCTCTACGAAGACTCGACGCTGATGGTTGTTACCAAGAACGGTAACCTGCCGGTCGCGGAGGGGGGTCGCTACTGCGAGAACACGCTGGTGGAGGTTCTGcgacgccgtggcgctgctgcgtttTACACGGCCTCCACGCGTACAAGCTTCGCCGCAACACATGAGGACACGGAGAAGGTGTCTGACACACTCACTCACGCTGGTAAAATTGCTGAGGCCTCAGTGCGAGCTGAGGGCTCGACCGCGATGGACGCGTGCGGCAAAGGCGCTGAAATTGCTACTTCATCTCCTTCCCGACGGCGCCTGGAGGACGGCTTGCACATGACTTCCGCGGCCGGCTCAGCGCCGTGCGCCTCTGTGCCGTTGTCCGGGACACCAAcagtgcagcagcgaagCCCCCTCGATCTTTTCACAGTCCAGCGGCTGGACAAGGAAACCTCGGGTGTTGTGGTGCTTGCAAAGAACAGCTTCAGCGCAAGAACTTTGGCGTCGAGACTGGAGGCGCAGACGAAAGGCTGTACGGACGCAGTGGAGTCGCGACTGCGCGAGCGTGGCCACGCCGTGGCGCTCAGTTCCGACACTTTCGACGAGTTGGTTCGGCTCAAGGCGCAATCAGTGCACAAGACCTACACGGCGGTGCTTCGAGGTGCCGCCCCAGAGGACCACACCTTTGTTGTGGTGAACTACATGGACTGCATGGCGAAGCACCCCACGCACTCATGGGAGGCGCAACACACGCAATTAAAGAAGCTAAAAATGTGCTGTGAACCGATGAAAGAGATGCTCTTctcgcacgcagcagcatcttTGCCGAAACCGCCCaaggagcagcagatgcggTGGGGCAAGTTGGCTGTAACTCGCATTCGCGTCTTGGCGAGCAACAGGAAGCTGGGACTGACATGTGTGCAGGTGGAGCTTCTCACCGGTCGAAGCCACCAGATTCGCCTGCactgcgccgctgtcggtTACCCGGTGTTGGGCGACAAGCTCTacacgacgacgacacctGGAAGAGAGGGTGGTGCCACCGCAGTGTCGGACGCGGTGTACCTCGAGCGCGTTCGGCGGGAAGATGACCCATTTCTCCCCATCGAAGAcgacgtcagcggcgccggtggcaccAGCAGAAACGGCAAAATGTGGTGCCGGCGCCACTTGCTGCACGCGACGCGGATCACCTTTGCACATCCAGATATTTCGCCGGCGCGCTTGATGACGTTCATGGCGTCGCCAGTGCCCTTCTTCACCGCGGATGTGCGTTTCGAATGCGAGGAGGACTCTTCGCTGTTCTCCCAGTGGCTCACACGTGCCGTCTCGCGGCCCCTGGAGAGGGCGGAGACTTCGCAGAACTGAaccgcatgcgtgcgcgggtATGCGACGCTGCAGGCAGTGCTGTTTGAGTTTTTCCTGATTTCTCTCTAGCTGCGTTTTCGAACCTTCCTCACTCACGTGAGTGCCGCTTTAcaatcaaaaaaaaagagaaagcggCCAGGTGACTAAAGTAAGCACCCCCTTTCATACTCTGGTGAAGACCTATCCATAATGCTCACCATTGGAAATTCGGCTTTCTTAGCCCGTGCTCTGCGAAGGGCTGCTTCACAGTTGATCACGAGGTCTTCTGCTTCGTGACTGTCACCtagtctctctctcgtgtgccggtgtgtcGGTGGAAGACGTCTGCAAGCGCTTCAAGACGAGAGCCTATGCGGTGCAAAGGCTAGACTGCCACCATCGtccccccacctctctcgTGTTTCCTTCCTCCGGCCATCCTGCCCGGCACACTCTACCATGCCCCCTCCGTCCTCCCCTTTCCTGACCCCACCCGTCTGCTCTCGCCCTTGTGGCTTTTGCTCCCCAGCAGTAGCCCCCACCCAAAGGAGCGGTCTTTCCTCACTTCGAGTTATGCTTACCCCTTCGTGCGGCTCCGTTTTACTGCCACCGTGTACGTGGATTTGGCCCGTTGTCGTTCGCGAGTCCTTTGGTGCACGCTGTGGGCGTTAGCCGATAATCTAAAAAGGGCTCGGAAGAACGTCGTCGCGCACCCTTTTCCGCCCGGTGTTTGTTTCGCATAACCTCTATTCTTATCATTTCAGCAACATGTCGACCATGAGTTCGCCGCGCAGTGAGATGTCTGTGTCAACGGCTTTGCCGGAGACGGACGAGTCGCGGCTCATGTTCTACGCGGAGGTACTCATGGCCAACGTACCATCGCTTATTGCGGACCTGAGCTCTGCCAAGTACGCCTTCCTGAGCTTCTCGGAGAAAACGCGAATTGAGGTGAAGCAGAAGTCCGCTCTGATACAGTCCATTGGCCGCACCTTCACCTCGCTTCAGAATTCGAGCAAGTCCCTGATAGCAGCCCGACAAAGCCTCCAAGAGTGCGAGACGAAGCTGgtgcgggcggcgccgccgacgttcGTGACAAGTGCCGAGGCGCTTCACCTGTCCAGCGCCAGGGCCCACGGTGACACCACCGGTGCTGAGCAAAACGGCAACGCGTCTGCCGAAGCAACAGCGGCTGAGTTGCGGAGACTCTCCGCCGCGACCCCCGACAACGTGGTGATCCTGAACGAGGAGGACATTCGACCAGTTCGGGAAGCCGAGGAGGCGTACGAAAAG is a genomic window of Leishmania infantum JPCM5 genome chromosome 30 containing:
- a CDS encoding RNA pseudouridylate synthase-like protein — its product is MPRELRYCRPRRDPDESLLAYLSTKFTYLAETQWRQHIAAGDISVNGETLTDGSYVLRQGDMLRFAPPRSFEPPVDSKHIEVLYEDSTLMVVTKNGNLPVAEGGRYCENTLVEVLRRRGAAAFYTASTRTSFAATHEDTEKVSDTLTHAGKIAEASVRAEGSTAMDACGKGAEIATSSPSRRRLEDGLHMTSAAGSAPCASVPLSGTPTVQQRSPLDLFTVQRLDKETSGVVVLAKNSFSARTLASRLEAQTKGCTDAVESRLRERGHAVALSSDTFDELVRLKAQSVHKTYTAVLRGAAPEDHTFVVVNYMDCMAKHPTHSWEAQHTQLKKLKMCCEPMKEMLFSHAAASLPKPPKEQQMRWGKLAVTRIRVLASNRKLGLTCVQVELLTGRSHQIRLHCAAVGYPVLGDKLYTTTTPGREGGATAVSDAVYLERVRREDDPFLPIEDDVSGAGGTSRNGKMWCRRHLLHATRITFAHPDISPARLMTFMASPVPFFTADVRFECEEDSSLFSQWLTRAVSRPLERAETSQN